Below is a window of Eretmochelys imbricata isolate rEreImb1 chromosome 22, rEreImb1.hap1, whole genome shotgun sequence DNA.
ATTGTACAGATTCAAATTAATTTGACATTATAGTCCAGCAGACAAGGCTGGGAGTTAGAGTACCTGGGGTCTATttttggttctgccactgacttactatGTGATTTTATGCAAGTtgcttaggccctgatcttgcaaacacttacatatgtgcttaactttgatggaagtcagtgggactattcacaatattaaaagttaagcatgcgtgtaagtgtttgcaagattggggtctTAATATGTCTTTGCCTTAGTCTTCCCATCAGTAAAGTGGAGATAATTGTACTTGTCTTCCTTTCTAAAGTGTTCTCTGAATTTCAGGTGAAGAGCTAAGTGACATTCATTTCTCCAGCCTTTGTTactaagaaaaaaagaaactcttaaggaaaaagaaaatgtggtcacaattatatttattatatattaagGGTACATTTGCAAATAGTCTACAAAGTGTTCATAAATGTTACAAGCATATTACAATCATGAAATGGGTATAAGTCATGGTTACAAGGGACCTATGGCATTCTGTAATAActgattaaccatttattaaaaagTCTATTAATAATTTATAAACCCTTTACAAAGTCTTTGTAAATATACCCTTTATATAAAGTGTGACCAAGAGCACACTGAATTTACTTTCTGATATTTTAAATAGCACCACGCTGAAGTGCCTGCTTTGTTGTTCTCATCCATACAACCTTGtttttaaactcatttttcaGGCAAACCCAAGGTGTATCAAGGTGTTCGAGTAAAGATTACCGTGAAAGAGTTATTGCAGCAGAGGAGAGCACGACAAGCAGCAACTGATACCACTGTAAGGACAAAATACTAGCTTCTTCCATGTTGTAATTTAAGAATAAGAAACTATTTCTCTTCCATCGACTTAATGAAGTCAGATCTATAGGAGCAGACGCTGCTGATGCAGGCAAAACGGAGAGCTTGTCTTCAAGAGGAAACTGACCAATTTAGTTATTTCAGAATAACTCCCCCAACTGGATgctctattctggaataaaaattaGTTTGCTCTGGACTAGTTACTCTgctcacttttattccagaagagagtgcccccttccccacaagggagttattctggaatagctcaATTATACAGGAACAGCAGCTCTGGAATAACTCTGCTGGTCAATttcccctgtgtagacaaggcttgaCAGACAGGCCTGCTCAGAATCCCTAGGGAGCAGCAGGGGACAATGTCTGTTCTATCTGACTCAACCAAAGCCCCTGTTGCCTGCTTTGAGGACCCTCCCATGTAAAGCTCCATGTGGTACTAAGACTCCCATCGTCTTCTCCTCTCCAAGAGGTAGCACTCAGAGCCCAAAAGAATGTcattcctccccccacaaaaacccCCAAAGGTCTTCCATTGTTCAGGGGCTCCTTTAGTCATCAGCCAGGGACTGACGGCACCAGCTCTGCACAGCGTCCAGCTTCTGCTGGCACCTGGGGAGGGTGCACAACCAAATCCTCCCAGGGCTGAATGTGCTGGCATCATACTGCTCCTAACTCCTGCTGGCCTAGGAAGGAGGGTCTTAGCTTTGATCCCCAAGGGCTAGAAGCCAGCTCCAAAAccagttgaaatcaatgcaagtctttccattgacttcaatggactttggaccaGGTCTCAAAAGCAGTGGTTCCATAGAACTCTCAGGCACTGGTGGCCTAAGAGTGAAAGGTCAAGCTCAGCTCTCTCCAGATGTGCTGGATCCATGCCCAGGAATGAGCTCAGATCCCCCCTGTATTGTTCTGCCACTGCAGCAGCTATTATCCTGTGCAGAGGGAGTATCTCCGTGACACAAATTTTCCCGGGGGGCAAAACGCAAgagtttattttctttcttggtaTGGAAACTTAAGGACAAAGAGGCTGATCTGTCAGCAAGAATTGGTAGCCTCTCATTAGAATCAGCTACTGTACCAGAGAGCTGGAGGGGAGTGAACTTGTTACCACTCTTTCAAAAAAAAGGCATGAGGGGTGATTTTGGCAATTTGTAGAGCAGTGTGCCTTACTTCATTATCAAGGGAATCAAACTAAACGATAATTAAAACTGAAGTTACAAAACATGACACAGGGACACATCAGCCTGGCTTCTGTGAAGGAATATCACACCTCTGTAATCTGTTGTAATTCTGAGCGTGTTAGCAAAACCGTGCCTGCAGGAGAACATCATGTATGTGGTAATCATGTAATCCTTTCACAAAGTGCCTCACAAGAGATTAGTCACCCTGAGGTGAAAGGCAAAGTGCTGTCAGGGGTGAGAAACTAGCCAGGAGACATGAACAGGGAAAAACGGTCAATTTTCAACATGACCAAAGGTTAACATTGAGTGTCCAATGTTCTGTACCAGGACTGATGTTTATTGATGATCTAGACTGGGAGTGAACAGTGTGGTAGCCAAATTGGTAATGACATAAAATTAGTTAGGTTACTGAACACTGGAGGTTACGGTGAAGAATTTCACAGGGACCAAGCCAAGCTTGGTGAATGAGCAGCTGGCTGGCAGCTGATGTTCAGTGTTGCCTGATACAAGATAGTTTCTGGGGCCCTGTTTTACTGTGCATGCATCTTCTATCTTTGTTGTCTCAAGGGGATAATTTTCtcctttaacatttttcttttcagtttgttaAGGCTGGTAACAATGGAAATGTTGACTCTTATCTCTTAACGTGtactaaaaaaaaccctggaaGGTGTTTGAAAATTTGGGATTTTTATAATGGGTAATGCAACTTtgtttcatgtttaaaaaaagaaaaagaaaaaaaagaaaaccccagaGATGTATTTCCTTTTGTCTTGAAAGAAAGTTAGAAAGTGAGTATGAGCAAAGAGCCATTTAAATAGGGCTTGATCCCActcccatttaaataaataagaacACTTTactggtgcaggatcaggcccttaatgcagGACACTCTGGCTGCaatccagtaaagcacttaagcatgtgaataggCCCAGTGTGTGCTTGaagttatacacatgcttaagtgctttgtggaATTAAGGCCTTTAATGCATTTCAAAACCATAAACTATTTGGAGAGAAGGAAAGGGTTAAGGAGACCTATATATTCATGCAGACTTGACACACACAGAACACTCCACTTCTCTTGTAAGTGAGCCCTCTAGCTCAGGCTGCCCTGTGTTTTTGCATAAAGAGGTTGGTAAATCATTACTGCTTCCTGGTTCATGACATTACAGCCTGGATGGTTTTCAGATTTAATCTCCCACCTCCTGCTCTCTGCAGCGGTTGATTGCACAAGAAGCTGAGCAGACTGCAACCTGCAACCACAAATAAAGAGGGTTGGTGAATGGAGCCCTCTagcactgaaatgctgcagcGTACTTGTCTCTTAAGTGTAAAGTCACCCCTTCCTTCTTCCTCTATAAAATGGCTAAGGACTTACATACTCTATAAATGTTCCAGCTGGATGTTAAGAGGCTGGACTGAACTAGTCTTAATTTGCTATTCACTCAATGTTTACACTATGATTGTTCCATCCACTAAGGAGACCCAAAGCTGGCGGTGCAGGAGATTAGCTTTGTGCTTAACAGAATTTATactagttattatttatttgtatcgtGGCAGCCCCAGGGATCAgtgtcccattgtgttaggtactgtacaCACGTGTAATGGAAAGCTAGACTTTAAAGCGTTCTGCAGGACAGAACCTGCAAGTTAACTAAAACCCACTCTACTGTTAGTGGGGAGGTAACAGAGGCTACATATTGTGTACGTATAGACCAAACAGAGAATATCAATCTTGCCAACTCTTCCAGAACTGCCAGgatttaaataatgtttttttccctcccataGAGAATAATTACAGTTTAAGTGTTAAATAACTGGGCAAACGTTAGGAAGTTCTTGATAGGGAAATCAGCCACTCTAACTCAGGAACATTTTGAATGGAAGAAATGAAGCTCTGATCAGCATAAGTTAAAACCATCTGATCAGAAGAAGCCACAGTCTGAATAGCTAGGGTGAAGTCCCCTTGAAGTCGATGGCAAACCTCACTTTTGTTTtcagtgcagccaggatttcacccataatgtTGGATGTGATTTTCTAATAGGCTTGTTGTTTTGTAAGTTTCAGTTTACAAATCCTCAGGGAAAACAACATTATCAGTTTTCTTATAAGTGTTGCAGTATTAGAGTAATCACACTTGTAGATTGCAAAGTGAAGTGTGCAGTGGAACAATTCAGTCTGGTGCGCATGTGTGGTGCTACACAGGGTAAGCAGCACTTGATTTTTTAGTTGTGTTTTAAACGTGTTAGCTAACACGATTATAAATTGTTCCTACTCATGTTGAACCCTAGAGGTTTTTTTGTGTCATGTCCACACTAGAATTTATAATCCTGCTAATTAACAAATGTTAAAAACATGACTAAAACAAGTATAGACACATCTATGGTGAATTAACAGTAATGGAACAATGGAATGGACATCAGAGTAGCTACATATTTCACATTAGAACAATTCATTGTAATGCACATCTATTGTAATCTGGGTGGCACTCTGGAACAATACAATGTTACACAGATTGAGAGTGCTACATAACTAACAGAACAACTGAATGTAATACACACAGGTAATAAAAACAACAATCATTAATGTTTGCATAAGTAAGTTTGAAAGGTAATTGTGACTTACCTCAATGTTCAGGAAAAAGATCTCCTTTGATCTCTTAAAACAGAAACACTTGCATTTGCTATTTTCCTTCTGTTCTGTTTTGTCAGGTTTCCCGAGGCAGCAGCAGTGTCCAGTTTCCAGAATCTGTTTCTCCTCCCTGCACAGGTTGGTACAAAGAgcatcccccttctcccctccccccacctattCCTCCAGTCCAAGTCTTTTTAGCCCTTGGTGCAAGGCTTGAGGCAAGCACTACCATTTAATTAGGAATCCAACCAATCAGAACCTGAAAAATGCTCACTAAATGCAGATGAGGATACAGTAAGACAAGCAGGGTACATTTTGCCCTCACTCTAGCAGAAATTTTGTCTTCATATCCATGTAGTTTGCCTTTTCTACAGAGGATCAAAGCTCCAATTAGTCGGTAACATTTATTACCAGCAGAATAACACTGCCGTGGTGCCTTCATCAAGATTTCTATCTCTTGGTACTGCCTTCATCTGATTGTCAGATGGGACCAGAACGTTTTAAAGCGTTAGTTGTCTTGCCAATCATTTAGCTTCCAGCAGAGtcagtttctttctttccccctctccctgtagAGTTCAGAAGGGGTGTCAGTCTTTTCAACAGAGATGCATAAACAGCTCCTTCCTGGTTGACACCAATATCCAGGAggtgggagaaaaaaatattagtttGGACTTTTCAGATCTTTTATTCTCTAGATGTTGGTAGCTAAGAGATCCAGAAAGTTTCCCCGTTCATCTGTAAATGTGTGCATGTATACATTGCGTGGACAAGGAAATgcttaaataataaatatttgggGTTTAAATTTGCTTATGTTAATATAGAAACTTGAGACGCACATAACCTTTTTCAGGCTGGtaaatctttctctctcttttgggtgcatgtttttttccccacggTCCAGTTAAACACTTTGGTCCCAGTCCTGAAAACACTTACGCATGAGAGTAATGTTACACATGCTAGCAATCCCATTGAGATCAACAGGACTACCTGCATagataagtgtttgcaagatcagggctttgTTATTAACTGTTTGAGAACAGCTGAATTTAACATGAAATGTAGTCAAGCCTAGAGGGGCAAATTCTTATTTACACCGCTCTGGTAATTGATACCCAGTACTAGAGTATTGCAGTGCAAAGAGGTCTTGGTGtaaatgaaaatctggccctagagcCTTTTCGACCCCTGCCCTCTTCCATATGACACCAGCTGAACCTAGGTCTGTATCATCTACATACTCGCCAAATTTTTCAGAAGTAATGTAGGGACAGCTCTGGTCTCTCGAGTGTTTTGCCTCTGTCCTTGCTTATGAAGATGAGAagctattttttgttttaaaggagacGTGCATCCCTGGAACACGGAGTTCAGCAGAGGCTAAAGGCAAAACCCAACTGGTAAAAGAGCAGCAGCACAGCACTGCGTTACATGCTCTCAGGCTTGCTTTGGATTTACTTTCAGAGTCAAGCtgcaattttcaaaggagctaaGGGAGTTGGATcccacaattttcaaaagcactaagtGACTTAGATCCTAAGTCCCCATGGGAAACCAAGAGGACTTAAGCTCCCTAGTCAttcaggcacttctgaaaaattccCCCCCAGCCcgcattgactttcaatgggaactaggcacctaactctcatagaaccctttggaaatctcagtcTACACTTGAAGAGCCTTTCCTCCATGTCTAGTTCACTGTGTTCCGTGGGACTGGTTGCCACACAAGATGCTGCTCAGCACAGACCAGGGTATCCCAGCCTGACTCAAAGGAAACATACAGCTAGCTTAGCCTCCCTTTGTAAGCACAAGTACTGAACACTCtccttttttctcttcctctcctaGCAGCTTATTTTGATGCAGAACCTGTCTCTTCTGCCCCCAACTATTTCCAGCCACGGCAGTTTCCAAATTGCATTTCCTGTGAAGAAAACCCAAGTTATTTGGAGCAACTGGTTGATACCTATCTTCAGACAGAGCCGCCTATGGACCCATCCCTGAGTGCTCTACAGACTTCTACCCACTATAACCCAGACACCTTCCTGTCAACCCCTCTCTGCTTTAACCAGAGCCTGGTAAGTTGGTTGCGTTCTTTACTGAGCTGGACTGGTGGTGTCTGTAGTTATAGCTTGCACCACCTTGAGCGAAATCACCTAAGCACGTCCAGCAAGGAAATCAAGAAGGGAAACGAAATGGGCAAAATAAAAATCCCCACTCCCTGAGGCTCTGGGTTCAGACTGGTTTCATGAGCATGATTCATTTCCAACAACTCCACAGGTGGAGGGGAGAGTCTGGGATTCCGTGTAGAATTGGggctctctcatatcctgggagaGGGCATGAGGAACCTGTTGATCCTGACCTGAGGTTGCAGAATTGAGGCATGTCACTTCCAATACACTATTCTCCCCTACCTGTAATCCATGGAACCGCTttagggaggggccaggggacaACCCCAATCCACCCCCCTGGATCCTAAGGGTTAAATTAATGCCACTGACATGTTCATGAATAGCAAGATAGGAACTGCCAGACCAGGTCAGACCATTGTTCCACCTGGTTCAGTATTCTGTTCTGATAGCTCCAGAGGCAGGTGCAAGAACCCCTGAAGTCAGCAgtaatggaataacctgcccactacaaagttccttcctgaccctcctCAGGTAGAGGTTGGCTTATGCTGTGAAACAGGAGGGTTTAAAACTGCATGTAACTAGCAGTTTAGAAAACAGCTACGTTTATAACATGTCATTTAGTGACATGCATTCTACATGCTCATGGCAGGAGGGTTAAAGGACCAACACCAAACAGAGTGCAGTGTCCTCAGATATCCCAGTTATTCATCAAAAAAAATTGTGGCAAAGCCAGTTACCCCAATGATGTCTTGCTGGAATTTGTTATTCTACACAAACTTGTATAGAACAGAACTGGGGCCGAGCAGCCCCTGTTCAGGGCTATCACCTGGCATATGTGGCACTTTTCTCTAGCATGCTCCCTTGTTGAGCACTAAGGCGCCGATCCTGCAGTGACTTGTATCCAGATGGACCCCTCTGTCAGCACAGACATTCACTGAAGTCACCGGGACTCAGGGTGGGTGCAGAGGTCCTCGTGCACAGAGCTCATTGCGGGATCAGGGCGGTGCTTCCAGAAGaaccacacacacattctgacATCTTGATGAGTTCACAGTCACTTTGTgaagcccactgatttcaaaactCTGGAAGTATCAATGGACCAGGATAACTCCAGAATGGGGTGTGATGTGGTCATGCATTCAGGGCCTTGTAATTAAGAGTGTATTTTTTCTGGTCTGTGTAGTTATTTGAACACCCATTTTTAGTGACCTCATTTCCCAccacattttcttttctctccattGTTATAGGTTCCTGGATCTCCTGCCTCGTCTGACCTGTCCAGCCCATTAGACTATAGCTACTCCCCACCTCAACTGCCTCCTTTTGCTCCACTGAACATCAGCCCTCTTTGTCCTCTAGACACCACGAACTACGGCTATCCTCTCGAGGAGTGCTCCCATCCGCAGTACAGCTGCTCCCCCTCTGCCTGTTACTGCTCATCCTGTGCCTCAGAGCACTTGGATACATTCAGAGTATCAGAGTATTTCCCTTATCCAAGTGCAGACTGTATGGACTATCCTGGCACCATGACAATGGCAGATGACTTCTTTAGAAGGGATAGAAACTACGACATCTGCTACAGTTAATGGAGATGATAgttttatatatatgtacatacgTACAGGTATCCAAATCAGCTAACTGCCTATGAACTATGCAAAACATCACTGTCTAACACAAAGTTCAGTTTACTCTACACTACTTCACCTGGTATGCTCCAGGTGTTAATTTAGTCCTCATGGGTAACAATGTTTTAAGACTCACAGCATTGCTCCAGTTGTCCTTCTGTCTTGTatttcataaaaaaacaaacaaaaaaaaaaacaaagtagcTTTCAGTGAATGCTTCACTAAACAAGTTTTTgttattacaaataaataattttgtaCAGATTCCTGGAGCACATTCCTTCTTGTTAAGTTTATAAAGATTCTTTAGGTTATTCTGaggaaatctgattttttttccagccacCGGGGGGTAGGAGGGGGTCGCTTCTGCTATAGTCAAAGGTCTTGCTCTTGCAAATACATATTTATGTGAGTAAAGTGGGGCCTTTGcacatgaagtcaatgggcctccTGGGGTTTGAAAAGTTACTCAGTTGTGTAAGtgattgctggatcagggccaatgTTTTCTCTTCCAATCCATTTCTTATATTTCCCATATGCTGTGAAGGGTGGGACGATTAGCCAATAAACACTTGCTGTCCATTTCACGGTACCTCTGTCACATGTCTGAATATACATGCATCCTTCCAACACTGAAGTACTCTCCTCCCATTCTCACCAACTGTCATTGCAACATTGTTCACTCCCCTTGGTCAAACTAATCAAAGTCATAACTTTTCCCAGGTGGTTGTTTTTATCTTAGATACACAACAAGCAAAATGTTAGATTTTCTGCACcattgaaaaatcatggaacctCTAAATATCACAACAGGGCTGGGCTTTCAGAAGGAGACATCCACCAGGAATCCTTACCACACAAAGTTAGTGCTCTTTCACCTATGTGTAGAGGAAAACATTCAGCTGTAATTTTCAAAATGAGCTGAAGGGAGTTTTATTGCAGGGTGCATCTATTCTGCAAGTGAAGGTGCAGTTCTGGAATGGGTAGGCATACCAgggctagctttaatctagctagcccAGGTAACAATAGTAGTGAAGATGTGGTAGTGTGAGCTAGGAACATTTCATCTTAGCTACTATACATTGGAGGAACACCTGGCGTTTGGGATTTGGACTGCACAAGGAGAAATGGGgatagattctcagctggtgtaaatcaacaaaTTGACTTCAAGAGATGTTGCATGCAGACCCTACATCTCTGTCTGAAttcactggagctatgctgatttacaccactgaggAGCTTGCCAATGGTGTTTTAACAAACTGCAGGCTCCCTACGTCACTGTAGAAATGACATCTCCTTAGGGCAATGCATCTTCCTGAAATGTCACAGTCTGCTCAGAACCATTTGTCACTTTAAAGGACAGCCAGCTGAAACAAAAAAGCAGCGCTTTAATGATGATTTAATCTAAGTGGACAAATTATTGTCTGGTTAGATCTGCCAAGCCTTCTTGCTTCTCCACACTTTCAGCTCTCATTACAATTGCCAGTCCACGTGCCAGGGTTTTAAATGAGAAAATTCTCATGTCGGAAGCCTCATTACCCCAATGTTTGCACAACCTCAGCTCTTTCCTAGCCAGTGTCCCCATGCTCTTCTGATAGAGCAGAAGGAGTAAGATTCATGTTCAATTAATCCTCCAGCCACAAGTAGAATTTAGAAAGGAATAAGCATTTCCCCAAATTAAACCCAAACCAACAAAACAATCTCCATGGACCATTCAAATACATCTTCTCAGGTAAGAAAAAAAACACGAGTACCAAGCATAACTCACCACGCCAGGTTCAAGATTAGCCCTCTTCTAAAACCAGAATCTTTTCCTTCACAAGCTGTGAATATTACCTCTTTTCCATCCATTCGATTACCTGTAGcgctaccaaattcacagtccattttggtcaatttcacagtcataggatttaaaaaatcctaaatttcacgatttcagctgtttaaatctgaaatgtcagggTGTTGTAATTGCAGGGCTCtgtcccaaaaaggagttggggggtgggggtgtcacaaggttattgtagggggggttgcgggactgctacccttacttctgagctgctgctggcggcggtgctgcctgcagagctgggcagcgggagaggggcagctgcaggCCAGGAGCCCAGCGCTGAAAGCAGCGCcgtcaccagcagcagcgcagaaggcaGGGTGGCAACGCCATGccatgccacctttacttctgcactgctgcctgcagagctgggccctcactcggcagctgccactctccggccacccagctctgaagggagcagcacagaagtaaagctcgcaataccatgaccccctaaAATGAATTTGCGACCCCCCGTGCAGCtccctttttggtcaggacccccaatttgagaaatgctggtctcccccatgaaatctgtatagtatagggtaaaagcacatgaaagaccagatttcacaaggagggggaaaccagatttcatggtccgtgatgcgtttttcatggacatgaatttggtagggccctacttaccTGAAAGTCTGCCTGTTGTTCTGTCATCATCATCCCACTTCCTTTGTCTTCCATTTCCTTCCTTTGGCCCTGCTCTCCTACCAATTCAATCTCCATTCAACTTGCAACCTCCAGTTCACTCTGTAGGGTATAATTCCACTCACTAGCTTACCTTCACTGAAGGGTGGAGGTCTTACAAGTGACCCATTCACTGGATGTTGATAGAACCCTCTGTTTGTGACTGGGGTGACAATTGCATGGAGCATAATGAATCACAATAGGATTCTGTAAGCATCAGAAGGCTAAGGATGAGATTTTCCAACGTGaacatggaccagatcctcagactTTGTAAATTGGGAAAGCTCAATTGAGTGAAGTGGAATGACTccagtttccaccagctgaggctctggacCCATTTGTATAAACATATGATTCTTCTGAAatttccacccctctcccccaatctCCCAGTTCCTTGCATAGCAGGGAAGTGACAGCACAGCCTGTCTGCTGCCaaattcctccttccctcccacatcTCCATCCAGGGCATCTCCCCACTTTGAACCCCCTTCTGCATCAAATTCTCATTCTTGCCCTCTGGACTCTACCCCCtgcttttctctcctctcctgccaCTCTCACTCTGCTAGTCCCACTTTCCTTCATTTCCACTGGCTCTTTCTCCCAGACGGCTCCCTCCACCACCTGCCTGAAATATCCTGCCTGGCCCTGTTCATCACATAACTTGTCCCTCTACTGGCTAATCCTGCTTTTCCCCACAGTCTCACTCCGCTGTGTCACACTCTATGCTAGTGAATAAATGTAACACTTACAGGCACCAATATCATATATACCAGGCAAAATAAGCCCATTCCCTCTCTCTCACCACCCATCCTGCCCTGTGCCTGGTCATCACTCCCTGCACCACCCAGATCTCATATGCCCCATGGCAGGAACGGCGTCTATCTTCTCTATAAAGAGAGCCACACACACCGACGGCATTAGACACACATGTTTAACAATATCACAAGAATACATCATGAAACTGTATCATTATTTGTGATGCAAGTCTGCTGAGGTGGTGAGTAGAGGGGGCTGGTACAGAAGCTGGCTCTGCCTGCTTTTCACCACAGAAGGGCATTTGTCTGCTGATCAGCTAAG
It encodes the following:
- the POU2AF3 gene encoding POU class 2 homeobox associating factor 3; the protein is MGKPKVYQGVRVKITVKELLQQRRARQAATDTTVSRGSSSVQFPESVSPPCTAAYFDAEPVSSAPNYFQPRQFPNCISCEENPSYLEQLVDTYLQTEPPMDPSLSALQTSTHYNPDTFLSTPLCFNQSLVPGSPASSDLSSPLDYSYSPPQLPPFAPLNISPLCPLDTTNYGYPLEECSHPQYSCSPSACYCSSCASEHLDTFRVSEYFPYPSADCMDYPGTMTMADDFFRRDRNYDICYS